A stretch of DNA from Halobacterium sp. DL1:
GCCGAACACTCGCAGGGTTTCGACGCAGCTACAACTCGACAGCTGACGAGTCGATCTCACCGGGTGGGTTCTATCAGCGGTTGACGCCGACGCTCGCGGAGTACCTCCGCGACCTCGTCGAGCATGGTCTCGACGAGGTCGCTGTTCCCGATGCTGTTGACGCTGATATCAACCGATTCAGGGACGTGATAATCGCCGATGGAACGGTGTTGCGGTTACACGAGTTTCTCTCCGAGAAGTACGAAGCCCGCCACGAGGAGCAGGCTGGAGCGAAGCTCCACCTGCTCCACAATGCTACTGACCAAACGATTGAACGGATCGATGTTACCGACGAGAAAACACACGATAGCACGCTGTTCAAGACAGGGTCGTGGCTTGAGAACCGCCTCGTGTTGTTCGACTTAGCGTACTTCAAGTACCGCCGGTTTGCGCGGATTGACGAGAACGGCGGCTACTTCGTGAGCCGACTCAAACAGAACGCAAATCCGGTGATTACGGCTGAATTACGGGAATGGCGCGGGCGCGCCATTCCCTTAGAGGGCAAGCAGCTCCGAGAGGTTCTCGATGACCTCTCGCGGACGTACATCGATGTGGAGGTCGAAGTCGAGTTCAAGCGTGGGCCGTACAACGGGACGCGGTCGCTAGATACGAAGCGGTTCCGCGTCGTCGGCGTCCGCAACGAGGACGCCGACGACTACCATCTGTACGTGACAAATCTGTCGAGAGAGGAGTTCTTTCCGGCAGACTTAGCGCAGATATACCGGTGTCGGTGGGAAGTTGAGTTGCTGTTCCGTGAGTTGAAGACACAGTACGACCTGGACGAGTTCGACACAAGCAACGAGGACGTAGTGAAGATCTTACTGTACGCAGCGTTGCTGTCACTGCTGGTGAGCCGTGAGCTGTTGGAACTGGTCACTGAGCAGGCTGGCGACGAGATCGTGTTTCCGCCGGAGCGCTGGGCGGCGACCTTCCGGTCGCACGCCCAGCTCATCCTCCACGAACTCGGCGAGTATCTCGGCTACTCGCCACCGCCGCTGTTGGAGCGGCTGATCGAAGACGCACAGAAGATTCACCAGCAACGACCGATATTACAAGAGACGCTCGCTACCGCTACGCAACCGAGGTGTGAGTCTTAGCTAAAGACGAATGCTCTGTGGGCAACCCGACCAAGATGACCAACGAGGAGATTCGGAAGCAGGACGACTCGCCAAACCAGCAGACTTCTCGCTTTCTCGGCGCTCACGAAAATGAGGACTACAACATGCACGTCGACGATGAGGTCATCGCGTACGCCCCAGCACGCCAGATTCTCATCGGCGTCGGCACGATCATCGGCGACCCCGACTACCGGAAGAATCCCGATGTTGTGCTCGACGACCCGCACCCTCACTGGCGTAAGGTCCGCTGGCAAGACTGGAGTCGCCCGGTTCGCCTGTCCGACCTACCCAACTCGCTAACGACCGGGCAGAACAAGGTCTACCCCCGGCAATCAATCGAGCGGTACTATGGAGATTTCGACCTGCTGAAGCGTGTTATGCAGAAGACGGAACCTCTCGACTTCGAGTCACTCACGTGGCGATTATCCCCTGAATCTTAACTCCGCCTTAGATAGACTCCAACGTGGCTTTGTTGAAACCCTCTTCACGTCTGGTGATTTGCTGAGGCACTCGTTTTGACCCTGTATCCGTCAGAACCTGAGGGACGAGTACCCCTCTAATCGCAACGCTGAAGGGCTTCAATAGAGCCAAAGAACCGGTTTAGGTGGGTACACACCAGATTTGCTAGGGAGCCACCCGATATATCATATTCCGCTATACAAAATGCGAGAGGTACTACAGCTATTCCTATAGGTATGACTATAGGTCAGAGCCCCTTGGTCGCCTGTTCGCGGGCCGCTTCTCGAACTGATTCGAACTCTTTGGGAGCGGCCTCCTGGAATCCAAGGCGGAGTGCAAGTCGAAGGATTTCGCTCCGGTCGACGTCTCCTTCTTCGAGGTCCAGCTGGCGCTGAAGCGCGTGCCCGACTTCCCCCAGTCGGTCGGGATTCTCCTCGAGCGCGCGAATGAACGCCGCGAGATGCCCATCCCACACGCTGATCGTTTTCTGTTTGTCACCGGC
This window harbors:
- a CDS encoding transposase ISH8 codes for the protein MRRLTTLFPSEFLEEHAEELGVVERDRKLQIPAFIWAFVFGFAAGESRTLAGFRRSYNSTADESISPGGFYQRLTPTLAEYLRDLVEHGLDEVAVPDAVDADINRFRDVIIADGTVLRLHEFLSEKYEARHEEQAGAKLHLLHNATDQTIERIDVTDEKTHDSTLFKTGSWLENRLVLFDLAYFKYRRFARIDENGGYFVSRLKQNANPVITAELREWRGRAIPLEGKQLREVLDDLSRTYIDVEVEVEFKRGPYNGTRSLDTKRFRVVGVRNEDADDYHLYVTNLSREEFFPADLAQIYRCRWEVELLFRELKTQYDLDEFDTSNEDVVKILLYAALLSLLVSRELLELVTEQAGDEIVFPPERWAATFRSHAQLILHELGEYLGYSPPPLLERLIEDAQKIHQQRPILQETLATATQPRCES